Proteins encoded by one window of Thermococcus sp. Bubb.Bath:
- the trm10 gene encoding tRNA (guanine(9)-/adenine(9)-N1)-methyltransferase, translating to MKTLADVLRGILREKGVEEVGALSKRFRKSQNPIQDIAIEIVYGKGAIVRLKERTHGAWDLNGNRVEGSFYAYVPSCMVERFEPIVRRDDLLKLLPDWPRFIIDLMHWDNHTQTEKGKICLQAVQCYGLLRDYFTGRELAVTWANDEFRRMYNGPLDRITVYDGPTAEFLEKEGIDEVVLLDPWAEEVLSEDDFNAKAFIIGGIVDTSGSKKKTTPKIGEELEKAGIRARRRKIVLKGKTIGVPDRINRILGIILKMMVEGKSMNEAVYEMQEPLHARWRLRKELPKHVIKYRINGKTYRVVEKELFDEYSKWLKIRWEDFIKALKDTDIIALERKRIHHLNKISAPRVIHGKTYRVILLKKAAMLCYNC from the coding sequence ATGAAAACACTCGCCGACGTTCTCAGGGGAATCCTACGGGAGAAAGGCGTAGAGGAAGTTGGTGCCCTTTCAAAGCGCTTCAGGAAATCCCAGAACCCAATACAGGACATAGCGATTGAGATAGTGTACGGAAAGGGCGCGATAGTTCGGCTTAAAGAGAGGACTCACGGGGCATGGGATTTAAACGGAAACCGCGTTGAGGGCTCTTTTTATGCTTACGTTCCGAGCTGTATGGTGGAGCGCTTTGAGCCGATAGTGAGGCGCGACGACCTTCTTAAGCTCCTTCCGGACTGGCCCCGCTTTATCATCGACCTGATGCACTGGGATAATCACACCCAGACGGAAAAGGGCAAAATATGCCTCCAGGCGGTTCAGTGCTACGGTCTCCTGCGCGACTACTTCACGGGGAGAGAGCTGGCCGTAACGTGGGCCAATGACGAGTTCAGAAGGATGTACAACGGACCGCTCGACAGGATAACGGTCTACGACGGGCCAACTGCGGAGTTTCTGGAGAAAGAGGGCATAGACGAGGTCGTTCTCCTCGACCCCTGGGCAGAGGAAGTCCTGAGCGAGGATGACTTCAACGCTAAGGCTTTCATAATCGGCGGCATAGTTGATACATCCGGAAGCAAGAAAAAAACCACCCCAAAAATCGGCGAGGAGCTCGAAAAAGCTGGGATAAGGGCACGCAGGAGGAAAATAGTTCTCAAGGGAAAGACAATCGGCGTCCCGGACAGAATAAACCGCATCCTCGGCATAATCCTCAAAATGATGGTAGAAGGGAAGAGTATGAACGAAGCGGTCTATGAGATGCAGGAACCACTCCATGCCCGCTGGCGCCTGAGGAAGGAGCTGCCCAAGCACGTTATCAAATACAGAATTAATGGCAAAACTTATCGCGTTGTTGAGAAAGAGCTCTTCGATGAGTACTCCAAATGGCTGAAAATACGCTGGGAGGACTTTATCAAGGCCCTCAAGGACACGGACATAATAGCACTGGAAAGGAAGCGCATCCACCATCTCAACAAAATCTCCGCCCCGAGGGTCATCCACGGAAAAACCTACCGCGTCATACTCCTGAAGAAGGCCGCGATGCTGTGCTACAACTGCTGA
- a CDS encoding EamA family transporter — MKPITYASLGASLILAGISPIFFKLALVQIKGEGLSFGAVKAFLTNRYALAGLTFYAVSSFLWLVSLSDLPASLMYPLLNLAYVLTVLLAAVYLKEPVHALRWVGVLLIIVGSILVGIN, encoded by the coding sequence ATGAAGCCGATAACCTACGCGAGCCTGGGAGCCTCGCTCATCCTGGCAGGAATCAGTCCGATATTCTTCAAGCTTGCTCTGGTTCAGATTAAGGGGGAGGGCCTTTCCTTCGGTGCGGTTAAGGCATTTCTGACGAACAGATATGCCCTAGCTGGTTTGACGTTCTACGCAGTCTCCTCCTTCCTGTGGCTGGTTTCTCTTTCCGATTTGCCGGCAAGTCTGATGTATCCCCTACTGAACCTGGCCTACGTGCTGACGGTCCTGCTGGCGGCGGTTTATCTAAAAGAGCCTGTCCACGCGCTTCGCTGGGTGGGGGTGCTCCTCATAATCGTGGGGAGCATTCTCGTGGGCATTAACTGA
- a CDS encoding AbrB/MazE/SpoVT family DNA-binding domain-containing protein, which yields MKETKEPLAKFHARLDKEGRIAIPKAIREALNIEKNDYVEVIIRRIEIDSERSLIRVLKQGYLVARVGTKGLIFLPADLKRDFGLHEKDIIEVLLLGYHKFDELVSEKGKKLLSKVQASGKWIEVKQGELIPEDKIMRHFTYVFV from the coding sequence ATGAAAGAAACCAAAGAACCACTAGCGAAGTTCCACGCACGGCTGGACAAGGAGGGAAGGATAGCTATCCCTAAGGCAATTAGAGAAGCATTGAATATAGAGAAAAACGATTACGTTGAGGTCATTATTCGCAGAATTGAGATCGATTCTGAGAGATCACTAATCAGAGTTCTTAAGCAAGGGTATTTAGTGGCTAGGGTAGGAACTAAAGGATTAATTTTCCTTCCAGCTGATCTCAAACGTGATTTTGGGCTTCATGAGAAAGACATCATTGAAGTCTTACTGCTTGGATATCACAAATTTGACGAATTGGTCAGTGAAAAAGGCAAAAAACTGCTCTCAAAGGTTCAAGCATCGGGTAAATGGATTGAGGTCAAACAAGGTGAGCTCATTCCAGAGGACAAAATCATGAGACACTTCACATATGTTTTTGTTTAG